GCCGAGCCCGGTGACCTGGAGCAGAGGGGCGACCATCAGCGTTCCTCCCGGCGCAGCAGGCGCCGGATCCGCGGGCCGATCGCCATGAAGCCGCGCGGCTCGACCAGGATGACGAGGATCAGCAGCACACCAAAGACCAGTTGCGACAGCCCGGCCGCCTGGGCGGAGAAGACCTGATTGGCGATCTCCTCCAGCGGGATGACGAAGAAGGCGCCGAGGATCGGGCCCGCCGCCGTGCCGATGCCACCGACGATGGCGATCATCGCCATCCGCACCGAGATCGAGGCGACGCCGAAGACGGTGTCGGGATCGAAAAAGAACTGGAACTGGGCGTAGAGCGTGCCGAGCGCCGCTGTCAGCGCGCCCGAGATCACCGCCGCGACGATCTTGGTGCGGGTGGTGTCGACGCCGATGACCTCGGCCGCGTCGGCATTCTCCTTGATCGCCCGCAGGCGATAGCCGAGGCGGCTGCGCTTGATCGCGATGAAGATCAGCGTCACCACGACGAGCGCCCCCAGCATCAGCCAGTAGGAGGCGCGCGTATCGGCAAACTGCATCAGGCCGAGGGCTCGGCTTGGCGAAGGGGATGGAGATGCCGACGGGCCCGCCGGTCAGACCGCCCCAGCTGTTGGCGACGACGCGCATCACCTCGCCAAAGGCGAGCGTCGCCAGGGCGAAGTAGTGACCGCGCAGCCGCATCGTCGGCAGGCTGATCAGCAGGGCGGCAAGCCCGCCCAGCACCGCCGCCGCGACCATGCCGAGCCAAGGCGTCATGCCGAAATGGATCAAAAGCAGCGTCGAGGTGTAGGCGCCGATGCCGAAGAAGGCGGCGTGGCCGAGCGAAATCTGGTTGGCGAGGCCGGCGACGATGTTCCAGGCCTGCGCCATGGCGGCGAAAAGCAGCGCCAGGCAGAGGATGCGGATGCCGTAGCCGCGCGGCTCGAAGGCGAAAGGCAGGGCGATGGCGAGTGCCGCCAGCAGCGCGAGGCCGGCCGCCTGCCGAACGGACGGCGCGTTCATCGGGCCGCCCCCAGCAGGCCCTTCGGCCGGAAGGCCAGCACCGCGATGAAGACGACGAAGAGGACGAGGTTCTGCAGCTGGATCGGGAAGACCAGCGCCGAGAGCGACTGGATGATGCCGACGGCGAGACCGCCGACCACCGCGCCCGCGACCGAGCCCAGCCCGCCCAGCACCACCACGGTGAACATCAGCACGGCGAATTGCGTGCCGACCGTGGGCGAGGCCGTCAGATAGGGCAGGATCACCGCCCCGCCGAAAGCGGTGAGCCCGACGCCAAGCGCGAAGGCGAGCATGTGCATGCGGTCGGCGTCGATGCCCATCAGCCGCGCGGCCATCGGATCCTGCGCCGTGGCGCGCATGGCGCGGCCAAACCAGCTCGACTTCAGGAAGAGCCAGAGCGCCAGCCCCGAGGCCACCGACATGGCGAAGGCGGCGAGATAGGGCACCGAGATGAAAAGCGGCCCGAGTTGCAGCGACGAGGTCTGGTAGGGCGTCGAGACCGAGCGGAAGCCCGATCCGAACATGAGGAGCGCGGCGTTCTCCAGCACGATCAGCAGGCCGACGGTGAGGAAGATCTGCGCCACCTCGGGTGCCTTAAGCACGCGCTTGATCAGCACGCGCTGGATCGCGGCGCCGAGCACGAACACCACGGCGAAGGCGAGCGGTGCCGCCAGCAGCGGATCGAGCCCGAGCCAGGCCCAGGCATAGTACGCCACGAACATGCCGAGCATCAGGAACTCCGCCTGCGCGAAGTTCACGATGCCCATCACGCCGAAGACCAGCGTCAGGCCGATCGAGATGACGGCGTAGACACCGCCGATCATCAAGCCGTCCAGGATGGCCTGAACCACCGCCATAGCCGTCTCTCTCCCCTGCCCGGCCCGACCGCCTTTCGGCTCAGCCGCCCCAGACAGCCTTTGCCTTGGCGACGTCGGCGGGCCAGACGGTGACGAGCTCCTTGTTGCGCCACTGGACCATGACGGGGACGGAGAGCGTGTTGAGGCCAGTCTTGTCGAACTGGACGGCGCCGCCCGTCATGGCCTTGTTCCAGCCGCCCTCGAAGCGGGCGCCCTGCAGGGCCTTGCGCAAATCCTCGGGCTTGGCCGACTTGGCCTTCTCCATCGCCTGGGCCAGCACGTCCATGCAGACGGCGTGCTCCAGCGCTTCATGGACCATGAAGTAGCCGAAACGCTTGCGGAACCGCTCGGT
This portion of the Bosea sp. OAE506 genome encodes:
- a CDS encoding branched-chain amino acid ABC transporter permease, which encodes MQFADTRASYWLMLGALVVVTLIFIAIKRSRLGYRLRAIKENADAAEVIGVDTTRTKIVAAVISGALTAALGTLYAQFQFFFDPDTVFGVASISVRMAMIAIVGGIGTAAGPILGAFFVIPLEEIANQVFSAQAAGLSQLVFGVLLILVILVEPRGFMAIGPRIRRLLRREER
- a CDS encoding branched-chain amino acid ABC transporter permease; amino-acid sequence: MAVVQAILDGLMIGGVYAVISIGLTLVFGVMGIVNFAQAEFLMLGMFVAYYAWAWLGLDPLLAAPLAFAVVFVLGAAIQRVLIKRVLKAPEVAQIFLTVGLLIVLENAALLMFGSGFRSVSTPYQTSSLQLGPLFISVPYLAAFAMSVASGLALWLFLKSSWFGRAMRATAQDPMAARLMGIDADRMHMLAFALGVGLTAFGGAVILPYLTASPTVGTQFAVLMFTVVVLGGLGSVAGAVVGGLAVGIIQSLSALVFPIQLQNLVLFVVFIAVLAFRPKGLLGAAR